GCAGAAATTGCCTTTAGTTTTCCAGGGCTTGGCAGCAATTTGATTGATGCCCTCATCTCTACAAATACAGATTTGCTGGTAAGTTCTGTGTTTATACTTTTGTGCGTAAATGCCGTGGTATCTTTTTTAGTAAAGGCAATCCTCTTTCTTATATATCCGAGGTGGTATGAAAAAGCAATCTAACATATTAAAAATAGTTTTTGTCGCAATATTGATTTTACCCTTGTTTTTGGCCTGGATTCCAGAAACTTTTTTTGAAGGCATTGCGTCAGAAACTTTGACAAATTTTGGCTATTTAAAATCCCTTTTTCTTTCGTTTAGGGAATTGGGAATAACTTTGATAACGACAATGCTTTTTGCAATGTTAATAAGCATTGTTTTAGGCTATTTAAGCGTTTTGTCGATGGGCGTGGGAAGATTTTTTTCTAATATTTTAAATGCGATTGAATCTATTCCTTCAATTTTGATAGCGCTGTTTTGCTATGCTCCTGTTTCTGGTGCGTTAGCAACTTCTTCTGGAACAAAATCGAATTTGCTTTCGCTCGTTGTTTTTGTGCTTGCGGCAACAGCTACGACATTGCCAGAAGCGGTAAGAAGCATTTCAATTCCGCTTTCTGACCTTTACAATCGTAAGTACAGCGTTTCTTTTCGCTCTTATGGTTTTACAAAAAATAGAATTCTTGCAGTTTTAATGAGAACTTCGCTGATAAAAGATACTTTAAAGCGCGTCGCAGCAGGAATTCTTTTAAAAACTTTGGTTTTGGATACCTCGTTTGGTTTTGTAATTCAAGTTGGACTTGGAACTTATGGAACTCCAAATCACTTAAGTCCGGGTGCGTTGATAGCGGCATTTAGAAAGACAATACTCTGGTCTTTTGACGGAGGAAGTCCTATTTTGTTCTGGTTACCTTCAATTTTGTTGATTGCAATAAGCGTTGCATTCCTAATCATCTTAAACGATAAGGGGGAAGAAGCATGACACCAATCGAACTAGACAATTTTTCAATCCACCTTGGCGATAGGCTTACTCTAAAAAATTGCAGTTTAAAAATCGAAGAAGGAACTTCCACTGTAATAATGGGACCAACAGGAACGGGAAAATCTGTTCTATTAAAGTCTGTTGCAGGAATTTTACCTATGACGGTTTTTAATTTTGAAGGAAATTTAAAAGTTAACGGATTTGACGGTTATATTTCTGGTAAAAAGCAGGATTTTTTGCGTTGGACACAAATTGAGCAGTCCGGGCTTATGTTTATTCCTGCGGAAACTGCACAGGTTATGAATCCAGCCTTGACTTTAGACCAAAATCAAAATCTTCTTTCGCCAGGATGCAGAGAAGTAATCGTTAAGCGTTTAAAAGAATACTTCAATTTGGATTTTGAAGCTTTTGCCCGCCTTTATCCCGATGAAGTTTCTGGTGGCGAGATGCAGAGAATTACATTGATGATTTTGCTTTCAAGGCAGGGAAATCTGATTCTTTTGGATGAACCAACTGTAAATTTGGACAGAAATCTTCGCAAAAATTTCGTTGAGTTTTTGAACAAGGAAATTCTAAGCGATAAATCAAAAACTTTTTTGATGGTAAGTCACGATTTGGATTTTATAAAACGCCTCACTTTAACGCAGCATTTTATTTTAAAAGATGGAATTCTTGAAAAACTCGCAGTTCTTCCAGAAATGGAAGGCTATCAAAAGCCTGAAGCAAAAAAAGGGGCTTCTGGTTCAGCGATTGAACTTCAGGATGTTTCGCAGTCGTATAACAAGCGCGGAATTTTTGGAGAGCGAAAGTTCACCGCATTTAAAGGCTTAAATTTAACTTTTGAGCGCTCAACTGTTTACGGAATAACAGGTCCTTCTGGTTGTGGCAAATCTTCTACAATAAAAGCGATTCTTAGGCTTTTGGATGAAACTGGCGGAAAAATTCTCATGGAAGGCAACGATTTGGTTGCGTTAAAGCCCACCGAAAGGGGAAAAGACCCTAAAGAATTTATGCCGTTCCGAAGGCGAATGGCTGTCGTTCAGCAGGATTCAAGGTTTTCATTCTTTCCAGATTTAAAAATAAAAGAATCTTTTGCACAACTTTTAAATGCAGGAATTGAAGGAAGCCTCGAAGATTTTACAAAAAATCTTGAAAAGGTTGGGCTTTCTGCTTCTCATTTGGAAATTTATCCGCAGTCGCTTTCTTCTGGCGAAATGAAGAGGGTTGATATTGCAAGGGCGCTTACTGCAAAACCAGATATACTTCTGTTGGACGAGCCTTTTGCCCACATCGATTTTGACACCAGACTTTTGGTCATGAAAGTAATTTCCGATTATCTTGCAGAACATGCTACGATTTTGGTAGTGGTTACGCACGAAGATTTTGACCTTAGGTATTTTGTGGAAAAGAATTATGATTTTCCAGAGCTTGTAGGGCAATTTTCTCAAAAATAATCATAAGACTAAAAATTACTGCTATAAAAATATCGTACGCATTTTTAACGTGCGATATTTTTAAATTTGAGTGCAGTATTTTACATTTTTCTGTGTTGAAAAAAATGACACACTCAGATAAAATGCAGTCATTGATTTGAAGATATCTTTTGGAGGATATTCGTTATGAAATTTTTCAACAAATACAACACAGTTTCTTTTGCTTTGTTGCTTTTAGTTCTTGTTGTACAACTTGTTCCTTTCACAAATTCTACAAAAATAGAATCAGAAGTTGAAGATGCTGGTAAAACATGGGCAGAACTCCCTATAGGTGTTACTGGAAAGGACAGGTCTTCTTGGCCTTCTGAAATTAAATATGGCGAATTTAAGGATTGGGATGTTCCCATAAAGGAAAAATATCCTCTATACGGCGAAAGACAAATTTCTATATTTACTTATGTGTGGAATCCTGCTGGGGCGCTTTATGGCTACAGAGTTGGAGCTTATATTTTGCCACAAGTTATGTTTATCGCTTTTGCAATCTTTACTTTTTTGGTAAAGAACTTTATGGCTAAAGCTGTTGTAGCATTCATTTTTGGGCTTACTCATATTTGGGCATTTGCAAAAACATTGATGTTAACAAATTCTGGAAATCTTGAACCTTACATGGCAATTCCTGTTCTTCTTTTGATTTTGGGACTTGCTCTTATTGCAGTCGGAATTTGGTGTATCCCTCAGTATTTTAGAGATAAAGCACACAACGAACATGTAAGAAAATCGCTTTAAGTTTTACTATTTTTATGAAAGGCTCGGACTAATGTTCCGAGCTTTTTTTTTCGATTTTTATATTGATGAAAAAATCTTTTTTATTAGCGATTTTTATTTTTCTTTGCACATACAGTTTTTCAAAGGATTACAAAATTGTCGAGGTTGAACTTCCTTACGGTTCTACGACTTTAAAGGCAACTTTTTATTGCTTTAACGATTTAAAAACTGCCCGCAAACTTTCTAAAAAACTCTATAATGTCGACGACCTTGATAAAATCTTAAAAGCTGGACGTTTTAAAAAATTGGTTCCAATTCCTATAGGCTCCGAAATTTCTGCCTATAATTTTTCTATAATGACTTATGACAGAGAATTTTGGTTTTTTGAAAATCGCGACGATGGCTGGCTTTGGGGAACTGGCCGTTATTGAATATCCAATCTTATATAACACTTTTATAATCTATTTCAAAGTAATATAATTTTTCGTATTAAAAATATTTATCTACGGGCAGAATTATGAATGACTTAATTCCAAAAGAAATAAATTATCGCCAATTTCATGACGAAAACCTTTTTTATCACAGTCAAACTATGGTTTATTTTAGCCAGTGCAATCCAAATCAAAACATAAGTTTGAATGAACTTTTAAAGCTTACGACTGATGTTGCCGTTGAAGATTTTAACAGGCGAAATATGAGCCGCGAGACTTTGGCAGCCAATGGGATTGCAATTCTGGTTTCTCGCGACAGTTTTAGATTTCACTCATATCCTAAGGAAAACCAGCACATTGTGATTCACACTTGGGAAGAAAAGAGCGAGCCTTTGCAATTTGTGCGTGCGTTTGAAATAAACAGCGAAGATGGGAAAAAACTTGTGAGCGGAATTACAAGTTGGCTCCTGGTTGACCTAAAGGCGAGAAAGATAATGCCGATTAAAAAATTTGACGCAATGGAACTTAGGAAGCCCACAACTTACCAAACTGAGCACGACTGCTTGCCGTACGGAAAGATAAACCTTCCAGAAGATTTAAAACTTTTAGATGAGAGAACGATAAAGTTTACAGATTTGGATGCTAACGGCCATACAAATAATTCCAGATATGCGGCTTTTGCGATGGATGCACTTCCTTTTGAATTTCAGGATAAGGAATTTAAAGATGTGAGGATAAATTTTGCAAAGGAAGCGATGTTCAATCAAAAGATAAGCATTTTTGGAAAAATTGATGAAGATGCGAAAGTTATAATTTTAGTTGGAAAGACTGAAGATGGAACTTCTTTTGAAGCAGAATTAACGTGGTAGCGAATGGAAGGGTGAGCGAAGCGAAAACACGCCAACGGCGTGGTCGTAGGCGAAAGCCGGATCCCTGAAACGAACGTCACGCAAAAGGTGGGTATGGTAACTTTCAAAGCCAAGTGCAATAAAAGGCTGCATGAGATGACTTCAAAACTAAACATTTTCTAGTACGGTTGTTTAAAAGAAAAACTTCTGTTTCTAAATAGCCGTCTTCCAAATTTCTAAAGTCTATACTCCGGGCAGAAAGGACTGTAAACAACCATTTATATTTTCGTTTGAGCCTCGCTGCCATGGGCTGTGAATGTCTGCAAAATAAATAGAAGTTTGGAGCGTTGTCTCCAGTTCTATAAATTTTGAAAATTCAGAGCCGTTGTCAAAAACTCTTCTTTTTGGATGGATTCCCTTTTCATTAAATGCTTCTTTTATAGCATCATGAACTTTCTGAGATGAAACTTTATCAATACTTTTGCCATCAGGAAATGGCTCTTTTTGTCAGAAAAAGTAACAATGCAACATTTCCCCGGAGTTGTTCCTTCATGAATCCGATTTTTGCTTACGCTTTTTTCCTGTTTTTGCAGATATTTTTTATAAGAAGCGTTTGGGGTAAATTTTTCTTCTCTGGCATTATTTGATAAGTCGACTTACAGAAGACCCATTTGATGGTTTTAGTCTTAAAACTTTCTATATAGTTTTTTTATTTATTTTTACTGTTGCACTTGCAATGTGCCAAAGCCCCTGAATTTAATTAAACTCTGCCATTTACACAGAATTTATGACAGTTCAATTTATAACCTAACCAATCAGTGCAAACTAATTCCACATCGTCAAAAGGAGAGAATTCGGATTGTAAAAATTCTATCGCTGTCATTTAATGTTCTGAAATATTGTAGATTATGCCCAGCAGGAATGTTGCTATGGATATTCCTACCGTTATTATTGCTGTAATTGACATTGCTTTTTTCCTCTACCTATATAGTCATTTGAGAAAAATAAAAGATTAGGGAAGTTAGGGGAAAATAGAGGGAAATTTTCCTTGTTTTTTTTAGGAAGGGATATTTTTAGGGGCGTCGAAGGGGGTTTTTAGTTGTTGCGTGTTGTTTTTAATCGTGCTAATTAGGGATATTCATTTTTGAAAATACTTATTTGCTCGACGGTCAGTTTTTCGGGATAGTCTGTCCAAAAATTAAATATGTTCTTTTTGTCAAACGAGAAAAGAAATTCGCCTATACTATCTCTTGTTTCTGGCGTTTCTACGCTCCATATTTTTTCATATACATTATCTTTGTAAAAATCAAAGCCGTTTTCATATTCGTAGATTCCCTCATCTTCGTTATCTGTCATTTTGCATAATCTCCGTTTCCTTTTTGTTGTGTACTGTCGCTTGTGTTTATGTACTTCATCAATCTGATAAACTCTTTATTTTTGCCTAATGATTCAATATCAATCAAGAAAGATGATACTTGATACCTTTTTTATATACTGTATGGCTTTTTTGACATTTTAAGCGATGCTTAAAAACATCATCATCCAAAATATGCCATGTATTATAATCGGCGTTTACTGATTGCATTTCGAGCCAGTACAAGTCGCCGTATTTTCTTTGAATTATTGCGGCGTGTCTGCCCACTACAAAATAATACTCCTTTCCTGCTTCTATTTCCATATAAAGTTTATGGGCGGCGGTGAAGTCGTTAAACTCGTTTAAAACTTTGCTTTTTACGCCGTTTAGTTTTGAGATTTCTTCAATGGTGCTTTTTTGTGAGAATATTTTGCAACTGTTGCCCCCTCTAAAATCTAAAACATCAAACCCCGCCTTATTTGCCGCGTATGAAAAGCCCAACGAAGAGCAACTACCTTTTGTTTTGTCTCCACCTGCGATGCGTTTTATAATGGCTTCTTGTGTTAGCGGTGTTTCAAATGCTTTTATCTCCCTTACTTCTACGCCTAATCTTTCCAGCGTTGCTCGCGTCGCACTCTTCGGGTTGTCCATCAATGCCGACATTGCTTTAGTTGTTGCCGTCGGTTTCGGTTGTGCCACTGGTTTTTGTATAATTCCTCTAAGCTGTTTTCCGCTTGTTCCTACATATTCCCTTGCACTGTCTCGTGTTATTCCTGTTTGCTTTGTAAAATCTCGTGCGGCTGCCTGCCATTCACCTATCTTTTGCCTTGCTCTTGTGTTGTCTACTCCTGCCGCTTCCTGCGTTAATGCTTGCCGTTTATATCGCCTTATGTTTCGTTCTATGCCTCTAAGTTTTTGCTCATCGTCATAGTATGATAGTTCCTCGCCGTTGCAGGTTACTGTCTTGCTTGCCATTTCGTCTAAGTCGTCTCCTGTGTGTAATGCTCTTTTGTTCCCTCAAAGTAGGGATAAAATGAATGGCGGCAGTTTATTCCGCACAATCCTGTCGTACTCCCCAGTCCGCAAATGCTGTACAATCCTTTCTTTGTGAAAATCTTCCCTTGCCATTCTTCGTATTCTGGTCTTGAGCCGATATGAGCGGAAACTTCAAACTTTTCAACTCCCAATTCTTCAGCATTATTTAATGTCTGGTTTGCTGCCGTTTGGTTTATCGATGTGAGGATAAAATATTTTAAGTTGACCAGAAAAATTAATCAGTTAGAATCCACTTGCGATTACTGTTGTATTAACAGTTGTTGCAGGTTGACCAGAAAAATTAATCAGTTAAAATCGAAACAATCGCAGGCAACCAACTTTTGAAGTTGCAGGTTGACCAGAAAAATTAATCAGTTAAAATACACCCAGAAAACAGTCCGACTTCCTGTTCGTTGCAGGTTGACCAGAAAAATTAATCAGTTAAAATTCTACCTTTTAATCGCCTTTACACGTTATGTTGCAGGTTGACCAGAAAAATTAATCAGTTAAAATAAATAAATAAGCGTTGTCGCAAACGACTTTGTTGCAGGTTGACCAGAAAAATTAATCAGTTAAAATCGATACGTTTTTCGTTAATGTCATTCTCAAGTTGCAGGTTGACCAGAAAAATTAATCAGTTAAAATTGAATTGTCCTGTATTCAAGGTTCTCACCTGTTGCAGGTTGACCAGAAAAATTAATCAGTTAAAATTGTTATACGCCTATTGTCAACAATCCTTTTGTTGCAGGTTGACCAGAAAAATTAATCAGTTAAAATAACATTGCGTAACGCAACA
This sequence is a window from Treponema pectinovorum. Protein-coding genes within it:
- a CDS encoding ATP-binding cassette domain-containing protein, translated to MTPIELDNFSIHLGDRLTLKNCSLKIEEGTSTVIMGPTGTGKSVLLKSVAGILPMTVFNFEGNLKVNGFDGYISGKKQDFLRWTQIEQSGLMFIPAETAQVMNPALTLDQNQNLLSPGCREVIVKRLKEYFNLDFEAFARLYPDEVSGGEMQRITLMILLSRQGNLILLDEPTVNLDRNLRKNFVEFLNKEILSDKSKTFLMVSHDLDFIKRLTLTQHFILKDGILEKLAVLPEMEGYQKPEAKKGASGSAIELQDVSQSYNKRGIFGERKFTAFKGLNLTFERSTVYGITGPSGCGKSSTIKAILRLLDETGGKILMEGNDLVALKPTERGKDPKEFMPFRRRMAVVQQDSRFSFFPDLKIKESFAQLLNAGIEGSLEDFTKNLEKVGLSASHLEIYPQSLSSGEMKRVDIARALTAKPDILLLDEPFAHIDFDTRLLVMKVISDYLAEHATILVVVTHEDFDLRYFVEKNYDFPELVGQFSQK
- a CDS encoding acyl-[acyl-carrier-protein] thioesterase produces the protein MNDLIPKEINYRQFHDENLFYHSQTMVYFSQCNPNQNISLNELLKLTTDVAVEDFNRRNMSRETLAANGIAILVSRDSFRFHSYPKENQHIVIHTWEEKSEPLQFVRAFEINSEDGKKLVSGITSWLLVDLKARKIMPIKKFDAMELRKPTTYQTEHDCLPYGKINLPEDLKLLDERTIKFTDLDANGHTNNSRYAAFAMDALPFEFQDKEFKDVRINFAKEAMFNQKISIFGKIDEDAKVIILVGKTEDGTSFEAELTW
- a CDS encoding DUF7675 family protein, translated to MTDNEDEGIYEYENGFDFYKDNVYEKIWSVETPETRDSIGEFLFSFDKKNIFNFWTDYPEKLTVEQISIFKNEYP
- a CDS encoding phage minor capsid protein → MASKTVTCNGEELSYYDDEQKLRGIERNIRRYKRQALTQEAAGVDNTRARQKIGEWQAAARDFTKQTGITRDSAREYVGTSGKQLRGIIQKPVAQPKPTATTKAMSALMDNPKSATRATLERLGVEVREIKAFETPLTQEAIIKRIAGGDKTKGSCSSLGFSYAANKAGFDVLDFRGGNSCKIFSQKSTIEEISKLNGVKSKVLNEFNDFTAAHKLYMEIEAGKEYYFVVGRHAAIIQRKYGDLYWLEMQSVNADYNTWHILDDDVFKHRLKCQKSHTVYKKGIKYHLS
- a CDS encoding phage minor capsid protein, translated to MGVEKFEVSAHIGSRPEYEEWQGKIFTKKGLYSICGLGSTTGLCGINCRHSFYPYFEGTKEHYTQETT